One stretch of Malus domestica chromosome 14, GDT2T_hap1 DNA includes these proteins:
- the LOC103424426 gene encoding uncharacterized protein isoform X2 has product MGDAKRNTSSSSSGSDEEIQAQVAKAVEEVKELQDKAASFVSRAATDEQSLRQRAQSLDSSIRRLRSQLYSLLSSKALDPKLAEKLEEDLQRATCVLVDGEAASFLPGKSQGGGFLRMFLGPINVRSSSKDIQLKVKEEYNAYRDRTALLFLIFPATLLILRSWIWDGCLPAFPVQAYQAWLLFLYTGLALRENILRVNGSDIRPWWIYHHYCAMFMALVSLTWEIKGQPNCSQKQRGVQLFLQWAMMQGVAMLLQNRYQRQRLYTRIALGKAKRMDVVWGETAGVDGQLWILCPILFVLQGFEAYVGIQLLTTAFIGVVSEWQKG; this is encoded by the exons ATGGGGGATGCCAAGAGGaacacttcttcttcttcttccggcAGTGACGAGGAGATACAAGCACAAGTGGCCAAGGCGGTGGAGGAGGTGAAGGAGCTGCAGGACAAAGCTGCTTCCTTTGTATCCAGAGCCGCCACCGACGAGCAATCCCTCCGCCAGCGCGCCCAATCTCTCGATTCCTCCATCCGCCGCCTCCGCTCCCAGCTTTATTCCCTGCTTTCCAGCAAGGCCTTGGATCCCAAGTTAGCAGAAAAG CTGGAAGAAGATTTGCAGAGGGCCACATGTGTGTTGGTGGATGGCGAGGCCGCTTCATTTCTTCCTGGGAAATCTCAGG GAGGAGGGTTTCTGAGGATGTTTCTCGGTCCTATCAATGTACGTTCCTCTAGCAAAGATATCCAACTCAAGGTTAAAGAGGAATACAACGCATACAGA GATAGAACTGCCCTACTATTCCTTATTTTTCCAGCAACACTACTAATACTAAGATCTTGGATTTGGGATGGATGTTTGCCAGCATTTCCAGTTCAGGCTTACCAG GCATGGCTGTTATTCCTCTACACTGGTTTGGCCCTGCGAGAAAACATACTGAGAGTAAATGGAAGTGATATTCGTCCATG GTGGATATACCATCACTATTGTGCTATGTTTATGGCCCTTGTTAGTCTCACATGGGAGATTAAAGGACAACCAAATTGTTCCCAAAAGCag AGAGGTGTGCAACTTTTCCTACAATGGGCTATGATGCAAGGAGTTGCTATGCTTTTACAAAATAGATATCAACGCCAGAGACTCTATACTCGAATTGCATTGGGAAAG GCCAAAAGAATGGATGTGGTCTGGGGAGAAACAGCAGGCGTAGATGGTCAATTGTGGATTCTATGTCCAATACTATTTGTTTTACAG ggttttgagGCATATGTCGGAATACAGTTGCTCACGACTGCTTTTATTGGCGTTGTTTCAGAATGGCAG AAGGGCTAA
- the LOC103424438 gene encoding probable methyltransferase PMT18 produces MFPRGADAYIDDINALIPLTKGDIRTAIDTGCGVASWGAYLLKRDIMTMSFAPRDTHAAQVQFALERGVPAMIGVMASKRLPYPARAFDMAHCSRCLIPWMNYDGMYLIEVDRVLRPGGYWILSGPPINWKKKYWRGWERTQEDLKQEQDSIESVAKRLCWKKVIEKNDLAIWQKPINHVECIKSRKVYKTPHICKSDNPDMAWERDMESGITPLPETSDPNDVAGGALEKWPERAFAVPPRISSGSIPGITAEKLREDNQLWKERVEHYKRIVPISKGRYRNVMDVNAYLGGFAAALSKYPVRVMNTVPANSNQDTLGVIYERGFIGTYQDWCEAFPTYPRTYDLSHAGGVFSIYQDRWIGFLGRKERLCLRIQ; encoded by the exons ATGTTTCCGAGAGGAGCTGATGCGTACATAGATGACATTAACGCGCTCATTCCTCTCACTAAGGGCGACATCAGAACTGCAATTGATACCGGCTGTGGT GTAGCCAGTTGGGGTGCGTACCTGTTGAAGAGGGACATCATGACAATGTCTTTTGCACCGAGAGATACGCATGCAGCGCAGGTTCAGTTTGCATTGGAGCGCGGAGTTCCCGCTATGATTGGTGTCATGGCTTCGAAGAGGCTTCCCTACCCTGCAAGGGCTTTCGATATGGCTCACTGTTCCCGCTGCTTGATCCCTTGGATGAACTATG ATGGTATGTATCTAATTGAAGTGGACAGAGTTCTAAGGCCTGGTGGTTATTGGATTCTTTCCGGACCGCCTAttaactggaaaaaaaaatactggAGGGGATGGGAGAGAACTCAAGAGGATTTGAAACAAGAGCAAGATTCTATTGAGTCTGTTGCAAAGCGCCTGTGCTGGAAGAAGGTGATCGAGAAGAATGATCTTGCAATCTGGCAAAAACCTATCAATCACGTCGAATGCATTAAGAGCAGGAAGGTGTATAAAACACCACATATATGTAAATCAGACAATCCAGATATGGCTTG GGAAAGAGACATGGAGAGTGGCATTACTCCTCTACCGGAGACAAGCGATCCTAATGACGTTGCTGGTGGGGCGTTGGAGAAGTGGCCTGAACGTGCATTTGCTGTCCCTCCTAGAATCAGCAGTGGTTCAATACCAGGAATCACAGCTGAGAAACTCCGTGAGGATAATCAACTGTGGAAGGAAAGGGTGGAACATTACAAGAGGATCGTACCAATTTCCAAAGGAAGATATCGGAATGTGATGGACGTGAATGCTTACCTCGGTGGATTTGCTGCAGCATTGTCAAAATATCCAGTGAGGGTTATGAACACCGTCCCTGCCAACTCAAACCAGGACACTCTTGGTGTGATTTACGAACGTGGTTTTATTGGAACATACCAGGACTGGTGTGAGGCTTTCCCAACGTATCCTAGAACATACGATCTCAGCCACGCTGGTGGAGTCTTCAGCATATATCAGGACAG ATGGATAGGATTCTTAGGCCGGAAGGAACGGTTGTGTTTAAGGATACAGTAG
- the LOC103424426 gene encoding uncharacterized protein isoform X1 gives MGDAKRNTSSSSSGSDEEIQAQVAKAVEEVKELQDKAASFVSRAATDEQSLRQRAQSLDSSIRRLRSQLYSLLSSKALDPKLAEKLEEDLQRATCVLVDGEAASFLPGKSQGGGFLRMFLGPINVRSSSKDIQLKVKEEYNAYRDRTALLFLIFPATLLILRSWIWDGCLPAFPVQAYQAWLLFLYTGLALRENILRVNGSDIRPWWIYHHYCAMFMALVSLTWEIKGQPNCSQKQRGVQLFLQWAMMQGVAMLLQNRYQRQRLYTRIALGKAKRMDVVWGETAGVDGQLWILCPILFVLQGFEAYVGIQLLTTAFIGVVSEWQVSFCGVLLVLMAVGNFVNTVQTLMVKSRFKAKMKRSKSKQDL, from the exons ATGGGGGATGCCAAGAGGaacacttcttcttcttcttccggcAGTGACGAGGAGATACAAGCACAAGTGGCCAAGGCGGTGGAGGAGGTGAAGGAGCTGCAGGACAAAGCTGCTTCCTTTGTATCCAGAGCCGCCACCGACGAGCAATCCCTCCGCCAGCGCGCCCAATCTCTCGATTCCTCCATCCGCCGCCTCCGCTCCCAGCTTTATTCCCTGCTTTCCAGCAAGGCCTTGGATCCCAAGTTAGCAGAAAAG CTGGAAGAAGATTTGCAGAGGGCCACATGTGTGTTGGTGGATGGCGAGGCCGCTTCATTTCTTCCTGGGAAATCTCAGG GAGGAGGGTTTCTGAGGATGTTTCTCGGTCCTATCAATGTACGTTCCTCTAGCAAAGATATCCAACTCAAGGTTAAAGAGGAATACAACGCATACAGA GATAGAACTGCCCTACTATTCCTTATTTTTCCAGCAACACTACTAATACTAAGATCTTGGATTTGGGATGGATGTTTGCCAGCATTTCCAGTTCAGGCTTACCAG GCATGGCTGTTATTCCTCTACACTGGTTTGGCCCTGCGAGAAAACATACTGAGAGTAAATGGAAGTGATATTCGTCCATG GTGGATATACCATCACTATTGTGCTATGTTTATGGCCCTTGTTAGTCTCACATGGGAGATTAAAGGACAACCAAATTGTTCCCAAAAGCag AGAGGTGTGCAACTTTTCCTACAATGGGCTATGATGCAAGGAGTTGCTATGCTTTTACAAAATAGATATCAACGCCAGAGACTCTATACTCGAATTGCATTGGGAAAG GCCAAAAGAATGGATGTGGTCTGGGGAGAAACAGCAGGCGTAGATGGTCAATTGTGGATTCTATGTCCAATACTATTTGTTTTACAG ggttttgagGCATATGTCGGAATACAGTTGCTCACGACTGCTTTTATTGGCGTTGTTTCAGAATGGCAG GTGAGTTTTTGTGGCGTGCTGTTAGTTTTAATGGCAGTTGGGAACTTTGTAAATACGGTACAGACGCTTATGGTGAAGTCGAGGTTTAAGGCAAAGATGAAAAGAAGTAAGAGCAAGCAGGATCTGTAG